One Leptospira barantonii genomic window, GGTTGAAAATGAATTGAAGAGCGTCTAACGTAGCTCCTCTTTTTCCGATCACGAGTCCGGATTCCTTGCTTGCGATTTCGACGTAAATTTTTCCGTCGACGTCGCCCATTCCGACTACTTCGGCTTCGATTCCCATCTTCTTAAGAACGGTGAGCACGACCCCGTGAATGATTTTCTCCGCGGGAAGATCCCGAGAAGTTACGTAAGCACGGACTACGGCCGGCTTCTTTTGAGAGATTCCGAAAAAGCCGCCTTTTCCGGAATCAACGGTTTCAAAACGAACCTCGTCCGAATTCAATCGGAGAGTTTTGAGAGTGTACTCTTCGGCTTCGGACTTCGATTTAGCCTCGGCTTCAAAGATGTAATTTTCCATGTGTTTATCCTCGATAATGAGTTCGTTGTGCTTAAGCTTTTGCCTTCTTCTTTTCTTCGGTCTTTTTCATGTGATTGGTGATCCACTGTTGACCGATGGAAAGAATGTTTTGGAAAGTCCAGTAAAGGGTAACACCGGAAGGCATATTCCAGAAAATGTAAAGCATCATAACCGGCATCACATACATGAGCATTTTCTGATTCGGATCCATAGATACGGATGTCATTCTCGTTTGAAAGATCTGAGTACCGACCATCAGAAGAGCGAGAAGGTTTAAGCCGATTCCGGTTTGAGTAAAATAAGGAATCGCAGGTGAAGTCCAGATTACGTCCGGTTCGCTGAGATCTTTGACCCATAAGAATGGTGAATTCCAAAGATCTATTGTATCAGAAAACGCGGTATAAAGAGCGATAAAAATCGGAATTTGAATCACCATAGGAAGACAACCGCCGACCGGGTTTACGTTATTCTTCTTATAGAGTTCCATCGTTTTTTGCTGACGCATCTTAGGATCGTTCGCAAATTTTTCGTTGATGGTTTTCAACTGCGGACTAAGTTCCTGCATCTTCTTCATACTATCCGCTTGTTTTTGGTTGAGCGGATAAAAAACGAGTTTGAAAAGAATCGCAAAGATGATGATGCTCCATCCGTAATTAGGAACGGTGAATCTGTAGATTTGTTTCAAAACCCAGATGATTCCGTTTCTGAAAGGGGTGGTCATCCCTTGATTGAAGGACTTGCTCAAGTCGGAACTCAAACCCGCAAACGGACTATTCTTAGCCTGGCCCGGATCCAACTCTGGATTACGGAAAACCATTCCAACACTTTCGCGAATCCCGACGTAAGACGCGAAATCGAGATTGTAAGTTTCTCCCGCGCTCAACACTATATTATCATATAATAATACTGCGCCGCTTTCGTTTTTAGGTCTGTTATCCAGAACGACACCTTGCGCTTTATGATCGAGCGGATCGGCAACCGCGATAAAATAACGGGAACCGGTTCCTGCAAAGTCGACGCCGGATTCCGCGTTCGTTTTTACGCTGAAGGATTCGTCCGCACCGGAACTACCCGTAAAAAAATTACCGACCGAAGACCAAAATCCTACGGAAGAACTTCCATCCAGAGTATCGTTAAACGAACCGCCTAAGTGATAGAATCTAAAAAAGTTCGCGGTATCTCTGTCGTTCAAAGCTCTGTCTTTCGGAAAAGGTCCAAGACTTCCGAATGTTCTTAGATATTGAGTGTTCTTCGGAGATGCGAAAGAAAGTTTTTCTTTGGTTAAGTTGACGATGGAAACGGTAACTTTGAAATAATTCTCACCTTGAAAGAAACGAAACGTTTTTTTCAACTGATACGTTTTATCGGGGGATACGGCGGAGAATACGACGGTTCGTTCGGATTTGTTTTCTTCTACGGAAAAAGGAACCTGATTCCAATCGGAGTTCGGAAGCGCGTTTAAGGAATCCGTAAAGTTAAAATCGAAACCTTTCTCTCTGGATAACTCCACACCTTGATACGTTTTACCGTCGACGGTGAGAGCTTCCGGATTTTTACGAGCGACTTGGATCGGTTGTCCGTCGGCGCCGTTGTGATCTTTCATGTAAAACTTGGAGATTCTCCCGCCTAAGGAAGTGAATTCCACGATGTAAGAATCGGTGACGACTAACGTCTTTTTTGATTCGGTAGGAATTACTTTCGTTTCCTGAACCGGAGCGGCGGTAAGAGATTCTTTCTTTTTTTCTGTCGGAACTTGGTCCTGTTTTTTCTCCGAAGGTTTATCGGAATTCGCTTCCTTGGTTTCGGAAGGTTTTTTAGGAGGAGCGGAAGGGAAGAAAAAATAATTCACTCCCATCCAAATTCCCATACTGAGAATTAAAGCTAAAAATAATCTACTTTGTCTATCTTCCATGTGCACAGTTCGTCCTTTTAATGTTAGGTGGTAAGGGATCTTCGAACCCTCGTGAAAGAGGGTTGCATCTCAAAATTCTCCAAGTGCTTAACTGAAGCGCACGGAAGAATCCGTATTCTTGAAACGCTTGAGCGGCATATTCGGAACAAGAGGGTGTAAAACGACAGGCGGGCGGCAATAAAGGAGAGATTAGCTTTTTATAGAGCTGAATCAGTTTGATTGCAAGTTGGTTCATCAGATTCGGTTGATCAGAGAGACCAGAATCTTAACCAGCTCCCCGTGGTTCAGATCCAAAATTTCTTTTTTGGCCAATATCGCGATATCAAAGCCTTGTAGAAAGTTCTTCTCTTCCTCGTGTATGACCGACCTAAGTTTCCTTTTGATCCGATTTCTTTGAACCGCGGTCTTTACCGTACGCTCGGGACAGTAAAGATAACGATTCTTTGATAAAGAATTGGGAAGGTATACTAGAACGATC contains:
- the jag gene encoding RNA-binding cell elongation regulator Jag/EloR; translation: MENYIFEAEAKSKSEAEEYTLKTLRLNSDEVRFETVDSGKGGFFGISQKKPAVVRAYVTSRDLPAEKIIHGVVLTVLKKMGIEAEVVGMGDVDGKIYVEIASKESGLVIGKRGATLDALQFIFNLMVDSKIRHGRKIVLDIESYRDKRELSLVRLGKSVAATVAKTGKSKLLEPMNPFERRIIHMALQENEKVFTRSEGNGTYKKVRIIPMKDKHKYKDVVEKGPNNDLLEEANFE
- the yidC gene encoding membrane protein insertase YidC codes for the protein MEDRQSRLFLALILSMGIWMGVNYFFFPSAPPKKPSETKEANSDKPSEKKQDQVPTEKKKESLTAAPVQETKVIPTESKKTLVVTDSYIVEFTSLGGRISKFYMKDHNGADGQPIQVARKNPEALTVDGKTYQGVELSREKGFDFNFTDSLNALPNSDWNQVPFSVEENKSERTVVFSAVSPDKTYQLKKTFRFFQGENYFKVTVSIVNLTKEKLSFASPKNTQYLRTFGSLGPFPKDRALNDRDTANFFRFYHLGGSFNDTLDGSSSVGFWSSVGNFFTGSSGADESFSVKTNAESGVDFAGTGSRYFIAVADPLDHKAQGVVLDNRPKNESGAVLLYDNIVLSAGETYNLDFASYVGIRESVGMVFRNPELDPGQAKNSPFAGLSSDLSKSFNQGMTTPFRNGIIWVLKQIYRFTVPNYGWSIIIFAILFKLVFYPLNQKQADSMKKMQELSPQLKTINEKFANDPKMRQQKTMELYKKNNVNPVGGCLPMVIQIPIFIALYTAFSDTIDLWNSPFLWVKDLSEPDVIWTSPAIPYFTQTGIGLNLLALLMVGTQIFQTRMTSVSMDPNQKMLMYVMPVMMLYIFWNMPSGVTLYWTFQNILSIGQQWITNHMKKTEEKKKAKA
- the yidD gene encoding membrane protein insertion efficiency factor YidD, producing MNQLAIKLIQLYKKLISPLLPPACRFTPSCSEYAAQAFQEYGFFRALQLSTWRILRCNPLSRGFEDPLPPNIKRTNCAHGR
- the rnpA gene encoding ribonuclease P protein component, giving the protein MEETLKSRKEIQSLFKAGKRVSRFPIVLVYLPNSLSKNRYLYCPERTVKTAVQRNRIKRKLRSVIHEEEKNFLQGFDIAILAKKEILDLNHGELVKILVSLINRI